GTGTGAGCTGGGATGTCGCCTCTCTCGTAGCCACCATCCGATCGATTCTCGAAGGGATCAGATCCAAACAGATCACGTTTCTTGCGGCCAGTCTCGCGTACTACGCGTTCGTCTCGCTCATTCCCTTGCTTTTGCTCGCTATCGCGATCGGGACGACGCTCGGCGGAGCAACGTTCTCGAACACCGTTTCCGAACCCGTGACCACCGCTATTGGCGGTGAAGCAGGCTCGATCGTCCGTGACGCGCTCGAACGTCGATCGGGGAGTAGCGGCGCAACGGTCGTTGGCCTTCTCGTTTTGCTGTGGAGCGGATTGAAGCTGTTTCGGGGGATAGACATCGCGTTTTCAACCGTCTACAGCGGCGTTTCTTCACCAGGGTTCACCGAGCAGTTCCGAAATGCGCTCCTTACTCTGTTTGGGGTCGGGATCGGAATCATGCTGACCGTCGCCATCGGAACGATACTAGCAGTGTCGGACGTTGCGGCCGTTGTCGACGACTATCTCGTCGTCACGATCGGAACGGTCATTCAAGTAGGCGGACTGATCCTCTCGTTGTTGCCGATCTACTACATCCTTCCGGGAGTGACCGTTTCAGTTCGGGAAGTGGTTCCGGGGGCTGTGTTCACCGCCATCGGCTGGACCGTGCTCCAAACTGCGTTTCGAACGTATACGGAATATGCGACCTCCTACGCTGCCTACGGAGTACTCGGAGGCGGTCTTTTGCTCGTAACGTTTCTCTATTTCGGCGGCCTTATCCTCCTCGTCGGCGTGGTGATAAACGCCACAC
The sequence above is drawn from the Halocatena salina genome and encodes:
- a CDS encoding YihY/virulence factor BrkB family protein, whose protein sequence is MSWDVASLVATIRSILEGIRSKQITFLAASLAYYAFVSLIPLLLLAIAIGTTLGGATFSNTVSEPVTTAIGGEAGSIVRDALERRSGSSGATVVGLLVLLWSGLKLFRGIDIAFSTVYSGVSSPGFTEQFRNALLTLFGVGIGIMLTVAIGTILAVSDVAAVVDDYLVVTIGTVIQVGGLILSLLPIYYILPGVTVSVREVVPGAVFTAIGWTVLQTAFRTYTEYATSYAAYGVLGGGLLLVTFLYFGGLILLVGVVINATLAGRLDTATDETDDGDDHGGTKTEPTT